The window CCGCCTTGTCGATGGCCAGAAGGGGCGCCGGAAAGAGACGTTGCTTAAGGGTCGCGAGCCTCGCCTGGAACCCCGCGATGGATCGGTCCGCGGCGGCCCGGGCCGCCGCGGTGTCATGCCGGGCGGCCAGGTTGCGTTTGTAAAGGTCGTTGGTCTCGGCGCCGATGAGGCGAAACGCGCCCGACGAGGCGACCACGGCGCGGTATTCCTCGCCGGTGATATCCCCCCGGCGCAAATAGGCGCGGGCCACCCTTTCTTTGATTTCGGGGTCGGGGAAGGCGGCGAGCCACTCCACCGGGGCTTCGCCGGCGCCGCCTTCCTGAAAAACCGTGAGGGCGTCCCGGCCGTTCCAGCCGACTTTTCGTAATCCCTCCAAAATTTTTGACGCGTTGAGTTGGGCTCCGTAAAGCCCGTGAGCGTCTTGGATGTGGAGGACCAGGGGCCCCTCGGGCCGGGCCGCGGGGCGGGTTTCGACCACGGCGCCCAGAGCCGCGGGCAAGCGGTAGGCGCCCAACACCGGGTTCAAGGAATCTTTGGGCCAGGGGATGGACCGGAGTTGCCGTTGATTTTCATCGGAGAATCCGCCGGCGGCCGCGGCGCCGCGGGCGGCCTGCCGATCGGACCAGAAATTGGATTGCGCCAGGGATTCGCCGACCGTCGTAAAAATGAGGACGCCCGCCAAAACCCCGGCGGTTATTTTTTTCGGCGTGTTAGTGACCTGCGAAACGTTCATGCGTCTCCCCGCGCGGCCTTCCCTCGCATCCCGCGCCATGCCCGCGTTACAATTAAACATGGGAAGGCGGAAGGCGGCCTTAATTTCTTGTAAATCTTATGTAACAGAATAGTTGATGGACGAATGGCTTTTCTGGCAACGGGACGGCCAATTATTTTTTTGCCCATTCCCAGGCGCTGCGGTGCTCCCCGTTGGCTTGGACATAGTCCAAAAAAGCGCTGTAAAATGAATGTCGACCGATGGTGGCCGAATCGCCAACCACAACCAACAAACGTCTCGCCCGGGTCATGGCCACATTCATGCGCCGTGTGTCCGATAAAAACCCCACCTCCCCGGCGTCATTCGAGCGAACCAAGGACAAAAGAATGACCTCTTTTTCCCGCCCCTGGAACCCATCCACCGTGCCCACCTCCAGACCCGCGGGGGCGCTGCGGCGGAGCAAACGCGCCTGCGCCCCGTAGGGAGTGATCAAGGCGGCCTCCCAGGGCTCCACCCCGGCGGCGGCCAGTTCCTCCCACAACTTCCAAATCAGATCGGCCTCCCCCGTGTTCTCGCGGCTGTCCAGGAGCTCGTTCCAGGTTTCGTTGAACCCGGTGCCCGCGGTGTCGACGAACACCAGCTTGGCGCTGGTGAGGGGCGTGGGGGCGATGTCCGGGCAATCCAAGAGGCTGTGGTCCTTCACGCGGTCGTGGGCGATCAGCTTACCGTCGTAAAACCGCGTCGAGGAGAAGCCCATGATCGTTTCGTTCATGCGGTACTGCACGCGCAGCAAGGTTTGAAACTCACCCGGGAGCTGTTTTTGAAGCCGCTCCATCAGGGTCACTTTCAGCCCCCGGTCCGCCGCGTCCCGGGAATACAGGGTCGGCGGCAATTGCAGGGGGTCCCCCGCGAGAACCGCTTTTTTAGCGAGGAGCAAGGGCACCCAGGAAAGGGGCTCCGTGGATTGGCTGGCTTCGTCCAAACACACCATATCGAACCGCTCGGAGGCCAACAGGGGACCGATGCCGCCGTGGGTCGCCAGGACCACCTGGGCTTTTTGAATGATGCGTTTTGAAAGGGACTTTTCCATCGCTTCCGCCTCTTTCCAGAGGGCCTTGATCTCCCGTTTCATGGCGCGATCCTCTTCGGGCGACAGGCGGTCGCGCTGGCGAAACCGTTTGAAAGCCAATCTTTCCCTGTCCTCCTCCATGATGCGAATCACCTTTTGGTCCGGGTGTTCGTCGAGCTGAGCCATCAGCGTGGCGTGGCGCAGGGATTCCAGGGTCCGGGCCGGGTGGCCGAGCCGCACCACCCGCAATCCGGCCTCCAGGAGTTTTTCCAACATGTTGTCCACCGCGATGTTGGAGGGGGCCGTGGCCAGAACCCACTGGCCCCGGTCCACCGCTTGGCGGATCAATTCGATTAACACCGTGGTTTTGCCCGTGCCCGGGGGGCCGTGGATCAAGGCCACGTCCTTGGCGCCCAGGGCGGTCCGCACCGCGTTTTGTTGAAATTCGTTCAAATCAAGGTTGTGATAGGAAAGGTCCGCCGCGGCTTCGCCCGCCGCCGGGACATGGCCCAGGAGGACGTCGCGGAGTTCCGCCAGCCGACCCGCGGCCCGGGCCGCGATGTCCAGGGCGCGGCGCATGCGTTTGTGGGTCGCGTCCGACCCCAGCAGATCGATGCGGCATTTGCCCACCGGGGGTTCACGCAATTCCTCCTTCAGGGCCACTGTCGCGCGGTATTCGTCCACGGCGTACAGGGTGCCCTCGCGACTGAAGTTGTCGTTCACGAAAGTGACGCGGACGACGTCCCCCGCGTCCATGGCGTGAAAGGGGGCCAGGGCCTCGCCCTGGACCGGCCGGGACAGCACCAACAACGGCAACCCCCCGACCCCCACGTCCTGCCGTTCAATCACCAGCCGCGAAACGGTTTTGCCCAGCTGCTCGCGCATCTCGATGGGCCAACGGTCGAGCTCACGCTTGTTCTCTTCTTTTTCGGCGTCGCGCTCGATGTCGATGAGTTCCTGAAAATCCTTGAAGTGGGTCTTGGTGTCGGCCACGGGGTCCTTTTACGCCGGGTTCAGAAGCTCGCGGCGGCGTTTTTCGACGGAAGGGATCGGTCCCCGGGCCGCCCGGATGGCGTCCAGGAGGGCCAACCGTTTTTCGCGCCATCCGGGCGACCCCCAGGGACCAACGCGTTCCTCTTCGACAAGCAGCAGCGCGTTTTCCGGGGGCGGCACCCCCGGCAAGGCGCCCTCCGGCGCCAGGACATAAACGAGGGTTTCATTCACGAAACGTGGATCGATTTTCTCTTGGGCGGCGGCGCGGTGGACCAACCGAACGTGGCGATCCCAAAATTCACAGACCAACCCCAGCGTGGCGGGGTCCCAGACATAGGGGTTGTAGGACAACAAGCGATAGTTCGACGGCAAATTGATCAGCGCGTGGGTGATTTTTTCGCGCGCCGTCAATATGTCCCAAAGCTTTTCCGAAGTGCCCGCTTCCCGGGCCCACCGCGTGATCAACTGCTCGTTGAAAATACCGCTGGCGCGGAAAGGCACCGCGCAGGGGAATACTTTTTCATCCCCGAGGATAAGAACCCGCGCGTCCCCCGCCCCTTTTTCCTTCAGGTAATCGTACCCTTCGGCGGCCGGGCCGGGATTGAGGCCGGGGTGGGAATAATATTGGTAAGCGCGGCGGTCCTCGCCACCGGTCAAAAGGGACCAGGGGGCGTAGGCCCGGGTGGCGATGAGGAACGACACATCCAGTCCGGTCAGGGCCGAGAGAGCGACCACGGCCGTCAAACAAAATCGGGCGGCCAGCCCCGCGACCCGGCCCAGGGCGTCGATGGCCTCCCCGATCAGGAACGCGTAAGCCGCCAGGCCCGATATGGCGTAGCGTGTTTGGCTGGTGAGGACAAACATCACGACGAAATAGAGCGCCGCATAGACGGCGAGGGGGCGGACGAACACCCCCCGGTTTTTCCGGCGAAGGACACCCCAGGCGACCGCCCCCAGGAGCCCCAGGGGAAACAACCCGGGAGCGGAGGCCGAACTGGGCACCGCAAACGTTAAGCGCCAGGGCGCCTTGATCAGATCCAATAAGGTCCGCGCCGCCCCCTGAGCGATGTCGGCGTTGAAAATGGCGAGTTTTTCTATCAGCAGGTCCCGCCCACCGAACACCGCGTGCAGGTACGGATAAACGGGGTTGCCCGTCAGAACCGCGTTTTTCACAAGCCAGGGCAGGAAAACCAAGAACGCCACCCCGGCCGTAATTCCCAAATCCCGGAAAGCCGCCCGGGGATTTTTCCCGACGAAAAAGCGGTGGAAGAAGAAAACGCAACCCCAGACCGCCGCGTCGATGCCGCCGGGGTATTTGGTCGAAACGGTCAATCCCAAAAACACCCCGGTGAGGACCACCCAGGCCCGCCCGGCCGCGTCCGTCAACGATATCAAACCGGCCGCCAGAGCCAAGAGGGACACGGCGGCCATGGCGACGTCCACCCCCGTGGTCCATAGGTTCATGGCCACCATGGGAACGGTGAAAAACGCGAGGGACGCCAACAACCCGGCGCGGCGGCGACCGAACCGGTCCGCCAGAGCCAAAAAAGTGCAGTGGATTTGAACGCTTGTGGCGAAATGGAGCAGTTTGGCCAGCGATTCCCCCTGCAGGGCCAGCCCGAACAGATTGATCATCTGTCGGGTCAACGGAAACTGCGCGTGGTAGGCGGGGTAATACCGAATCCCGCCCTCCAACAGATACCAACGGGGCACGCCCAGGTGGTAGACCAGCGCGTCGTAAAACACCTCCGGGACAAAACACATCACGCCGTTGAGGGCGAAGGCCGACCACAAAAGAACGCGCAACAGGCCGTCCCCCCGCGCGCCGTCCGGGCGGGCGCGCGCCTGCGTCCAGGCGTCCCGGCACAGACGACGGAGTCCGCCGACGCGCCACTGGTAAAAAGCCCAGGCCAGCGCCGACAGATAGAGCCCCCACAGGACGGCGGGGCGATACCCCTGAAGCGCCCCCACGGCGAGCAAGACGTAGGCCAAAACCCCCTGGCCCAGGCCCCACCCGAAGACGGCCTCCTCCAAGGGACTGTGCCAAGGTATTTTCCAGCGGCGCAAAAGCGAGTGGCCCAATCCCCACGCCGCGAACAGAACCCCCGCGCCCAGGACCACGGCCGAGGCCGCCGCGGGCAGGCCGCCCCAACGCGCGAAGGACACCCGGTCGATGATTTCCGAAAGGGCCAGCCCTTGGAACGAATACTTTTTAAAATGGAGTCCCAGGATCAACGCCGCCCAACCGACGGCGATCGCTCCGGCGACAACCGTCGCGCGCGGAACCGACGGCGCCGCGCGACTTATCGCGGGCGTGGAACGGCGTCCCATGGATTCCCCGGGTTTTGGTTTTTTGCCATGATTAGGACCACATCATAGAAAACGAAGGAGCGTGTTTGTGAGTGCCCCCGAAACCCCGTTGCAATTGTCGATCGTCATGCCCTGCCTCAACGAAGCCCGCACCGTGGGCCTTTGCGTGAAAAAGGCCGCGGGGTTCCTGTCGGCGCAGGGACTGCGCGGGGAGGTGATCGTCGCGGACAACGGCAGCACGGACGGTTCGCAAGACATCGCGGCGGCCGCCGGCGCCCGGGTTGTCCCGGTCGCCCGCAAAGGCTACGGCGCGGCCCTGATGGGCGGCGTCGAGGCCGCGCGGGGCGCGTGGGTCATCATGGGCGACGCCGACGACAGTTACGATTTTTCCAACTTGGGCGGGTTCCTCGAGCCGCTGCGCGCCGGGGCCGACGTTGTGATGGGCAACCGGTTCCGCGGCGGCATCGCCCCGGGCGCCATGCCGCCCCTCCACCGTTATTTCGGCACCCCGCTTCTGAGCGCGTTGAGCCGTTTTTTCTTCCGCGTGCCCGTGGGCGATGTTCAGTGCGGGCTGCGGGCCTTTCGTCGGCAGGGCGTTCTGGATTTGCGCTTGCGAACGACCGGCATGGAATGGGCCAGCGAAATGCTTCTCAAATCCGCCCTGGCCGGCCGACGGTTCGCGGAGATTCCGATAACCCTGCACAAAGACGGTCGCGGGCGGCCGCCGCATCTGCGCACCTGGCGCGACGGCTGGCGCAACCTGCGTTTTTATCTGCTTTACAGCCCGGGTTGGGTGTTTTGGTTTCCGGCGTTGGTGATGGTCGCTTTCGGCGCGCTGTTGCTGGCGGCACTGGCCGGCGGCCCCCGCCAATTCCGCGGCCTGGTGTTGGACATCCACACCTACTTCTACGGCGCGGTGTTCGTCACCGCCGGGGCGCAGGCCTTTCTCTTCGGGGTGTTCGCGAAAATCTACGCGTTTCAGGAGGGTTTGATTCCATCGGAGAAATGGCTGGGGCGCGTGGGGCGCTGGCTAACGCCGGAATCGGGCCTTGCCCTGGGGCTGGTTTTGTTGGCGGCCGGGTTGACGGGCTCCGTGATCGCGGTGCTGGATTGGCGCGCGACCGGCTACGGGAACCTCGATCCGGCCCGCACGCTCCGCTTCATCATCCCGTCGGGGATGGCAATCCTGCTGGGGACCCAAACGGTGTTCACGGGGTTCTTCCTCGGGCTTTTGGCGATGCGCAAGGACCGCCCCCCTTCGGGGGACGGGTCACCGTTTCTTTAACGGCCCCCGCGGCGGCGTTTCCAAGGCGAAATCGAGCTGGCGCTTTTCGGTGTTGGCCGCCGCCAAACGCACGCGCACCTTTTGGCCCAGGCGGTAGGTTTGACCGGTGCGCCGGCCCCGCAACTGGGACCGCAATTCGTCGTAGATGTAATAATCGTCCGCCAGACCGGCCACCGGCACCAAACCTTCCACAAACACTTCCGTGGGTTGGACGAACATACCGAAACTGGTGACCCCCGTGATGACCGCGTCGAAGGTTTCCCCCACACGGCGGGTCATGAGCTGCGCCCGTTTCAAATCCAAAAACTCCCGCTCCGCCTCCACCGCCACCCGCTCGCGGGCCGACGCGTCGGCCGTCCAGGCCCCGAGCCGCGCTTTCCACACCTCTTGCCGGCCGGGGTTGAGGTCGCCGCCCAACCGTTCCTTGACGAGCCGGTGAACCAGCAAATCCGGATACCGGCGAATGGGCGATGTGAAATGCGTGTAGGCGCGGGAGGCCAATCCGAAATGCCCGGCGTTTTTGGGCGCGTAAACCGCCTGTTTGAGACTCCTCAATATCATCATGTTCACGACGGGTTCCACGGGTTTCCCCTTCACCATGGCCAACACTTTTTGGAGCGCGTCGGGCTTGCCGTCGTGCAGGCCCGTCGGCACGACCACGCCCACGGCGCGCAGGGTTTTCTCCAGGGCCTCCATTTTTGCCGGATCCGGTTTTTCGTGGACGCGGTAGAGGAACGGCGCGCTCGACATGGATTGGGCCACCGTCTCGTTCGCCAACAGCATGAATTCCTCGATCAGGCGGTGGCTTTCGCCGCGTTCGCGGCGGCGGGCGTCCACGGGCCAGCCGCGGTCGTCAACGACGATGTAGGGTTCGGGAAAATCGAAGTCCAAGGACCCGCGGGCCGCGCGGCGCTCACGGAGCGTACGGGCCAGGCGGCCCATTTCCAGGACCGCCCCGCGCACGGGCCCCGAGACGTCGATGGCGGCCTGGCCCTGCAGCAACGTCTCGATCTCTTCGTAGGTGAACCGGCGGGCGCTGCGGATCACGCTTTCGTGCAGTTCGTGGTGGACCACGCGTCCCTGCTCGTCCAAATCCATCAGGCAGGTCAGCGTCAGACGGGGCACGTGGGGCCGCAGGGAGCACAGGTTGTCGGACAAGGGGAAGGGCAGCATGGGGACCACCGCGCCGGACAGGTAGACGCTGGTGCTGCGCCGGCGGGCTTCCTCGTCCAGGGGACGGCCCTCCCGGACGTAATGGGACACGTCCGCGATGTGCACGCCCAGACGCCACCCCTGGGGCCGTTTTTCGAGGGACACGGCGTCGTCGAAATCCTTGGCGTCCGCGCCGTCGATCGTGAACACGGGGACGTCAAAAAACGAACGACGCCCCGCCCAGGCGTCCGGGGGCACGTCGTCCCCGAACGAGGCCGCTTCCCGTTCCACCTCGGAAGGAAAGACGTCGGCGATGCCGTGTTTGCGCAAAAGGAATTTGAGGTCGGCCGCGGGGTCGTCGCGACGCCCCAGGATCTCCAACAGCGTGCCGGCGGGCGCGGTGCCCGCGGCGGGCCAACGGGTGATCTTGACGACGCAGAGGTCGTCGTCGGCGGGCGCGAGCCCGTTGAGGTCCGTGACTTCCACGGGCGCGCCGTTGTCCTCCGGACGCAACAAGGGCCGTCCGGCGCCCCGGGCGGGTTGGTAGGTCCCCACGACCGTGCTGTGGGCGCGCTCAAGCACCAGCAGGATCTCCCCCTCGGGGCGCCCGCCCGCCCGCGTCACCCGCGCCCGCACGCGGTCGCCGTTCATGGCGAGGTTCAGGGAGGGCCCGGCAACGAACAGGTCCGGTCGGCCCGGGGTTTCCGAAAGCACAAAACCGAAACGGGGCTTTCGTTGCAAAACGCCCTCAACGACCGGCGCGGCGACCGCCGCGGGTCCGGAAGCGGCTTTCGCCGTGGGAGCCGTCGGACGCGGCGCGCGGGCGCCGGGCCGGGACGTCGGCGTGTTTTGTTTCGAACGGTGAAAGCGTCGGTGCTTCATTGGTCCTCCAGGCCGACGTACTCGATTTCGAGAGGCGTCGTGCCGGTGTTTTCAAAATAGTAGGCGGTGTCCGCCGGAAACGTCAAATAGTCGTAACCCAATTCCTGTTCCGTCGTGCCGATGTACGCCACCCCGTTGCCCCGCACGGGGCGGACCACCAGCCGCAGTCCGTTTTCCCGTTGGGTGACCGTCCGGGCGCCCACGGGCACCGCGAACGCGCCGGACTTTTTGGCGGGGGTCTGGGTCACTTTGTCCAGAAAACGATAAAACGCCTGGACGTTGATTTCCGAGGCGAAGGCGTATTGGGCGGGGACAATCACGCGGGCGTTGGCGCGGCGGGTGCGGCGCGGGGTTCGTTCGCAGGCTTTCAAAAGCGCCGCCTCCTGGTCCTCCAGGGCCTTGGCGAGGTTCGCCCCCTCCGGCGGTGTGTTGAACATCAGAGCGCGCTCTGTTTCCCGTCCCAGGCGCTCGAACCCTTTGAGCGCGCGCCAATAAATTTGGCTTTCCGGCGTTTTGTCCCGGGCCAGGGTTTCGATCTCCTCCAAGAGCCGGTCGAACGCGCCTTGATGGGATTTCCAGCGGCGTTCGATGGCCGGCGCGGCGGCGGGCTCGAGGTCCACGGGCCGCCCCGCCGAGCGGCGGCGCCACACGTCCTGGCAGCGGCCGCGAAGGTCCGCGATGTCCCCGTTGAGGCGGGTGGGCGGGGTTCCGCCCGCGACCTGATAATTTTCATGCAAAACCGACAACCGATTTTCCGCGGTCGCCAAAACCCGCTGGTAATCGTTGGGGGCCTGGCGAACGCGTTCGACCGCCAGAACGCGGATCTCCTCGCGGTCGGCGTGGAAGGCCCGGGGGTCGCGTTGGGCGCGCAGTCCCGCGGCCGTCAACACCGCCAGGCTAAAGAGAAGGGGCCGCATACCCGAGATCGACGATGCTGCAGGCTTGAATCGCGTTAAGCCCCAATTTTTGGGCGGCGTCCACAACGGCGGGGCTTTCGGTCCCGGGATTTAAAAAAACCTCCCGGGGCTTCTTCGCGGCGATGTCGGGCAAAATCGCCAACAGTGCGCCGGGGGGAATGTAAACGGTCACCCGGTCCAGGGGTTCGGGAACATCCCGGATGGAGCGAAAAACCCGCAGACCCTCGACGATGGTTTCGCGGGGGTGGACGGGATAGACCGTGTAACCGGCTTTAAGGTGCGCGCGGACGGATTTGTTCGCGTACCGGGCGGGATCGCCGCCGGCGCCGATGACCGCAACGGTTTTGGTCTTGGGTTCGCTCATCGTTTTTTTCTTTGGATCGCTTTGATTTCCTCTTCAACCGTTTCGAAAATATTGTCCACGAACTTCTCGTAGCCGGCGGGGTTCGGGTGAATGCCGTCGGGGAGATTCATCGACGGCTGGGCCGCCACCCCCTCCAACGGGAACGGGGCCAGGGCCGCCCCGGCCGCGCGCGCGGCCCGCGGGAATATTCTCTCATAACGGGCGGTCCAACCGAAACCAAAATTCACAAAAATCCGCATGCGGCAGATGACCGCCCGGGCGCCGGCCGTCCGACAGCGGCGCGCGATGTCCGTCAAATTCGCCTCCAGGTCCTCCAACCGTTTTCCCTGGAACATGTCGTTGGAGCCCAGGCAGATCACCACCAAATCCGGCCGATCCGTGAGGCTGTAATCCAACCGGGCGCGGGCGTCGAAACTGGTGTCCCCCGATTGACCGGCGTTCGTGACGCGGACGCTGTGGCCTTTTTCTTTCAACCGCCGTTCCAACACGGCCGGGTAGGACTGGCGATCGGGATCGAGGAGGTCCTTGCCGGCGGTGAGACTGTCCCCGAAGCAAAGGACGTGGAGGGCCGCCGGCGGCGCGGGGGGCGGCGCGGGCGGGCGGCAGGCGAAAAGGAAAAAAAGCGACGCGACGCCCAGGGCCTTATTCATAACGCAAAACCTCCATGGGGGGCGTGCGCAGGGCCGGAAGGGACACGGCGAGCGAAAAGAGTCCCAAAAACAGCGTCGCGGCCGTCAAGCCGACGAACACGGCGGCCCAGGGCGTTTGAAACGGCAGATCCATGACGCCGTGGACCACCGCCCCGGCGGCGAGTGACCCCGCGGCCAGGGCGGTGACGGAGGCGGCGGCGCCCCGCCAAAGGAACTCCACGAAAAACACGGCCGCCACGCGGGGGCCGGTGGCCCCAAGGGTGCGGTAAAGCACCGCCTCCCGGCGCCGTTCGGGCAACGCCGCGAGCAGGCTCGACACGAGCAGCAACAACCCCGCCCCGAACGCGAACACCCCGACGGCGTTCACCACCCGGGCCAACCGCCCCAGCACGCGGCCCGTCAAGCGCGTCACTTCGGTCACGTCGATGGCCGTGACGTTGGGCATGTCCCGCGCGAGCTTTTGCTGGAGCGGGGGGATCCGCTCCGGCGGCAAATGGACGCCGCCCATGTGGGTGTGGGGCGCGGCGTCGATCGCCCCCGGACGGAAATAAAAATAAAAAAACGGCTGACGCACCGTTTGATCGATCGCCCGGAGGGACACCAACGTGGCGGCGACGCGACGCCCCAGAACGCTAAATTCGATTTTGTCCCCGACGTTGAAACCGAAACGCTCATGGTGCTCGATGAATCCCGAGACCTGCGGCCCCGCCACCTCATCGTCCCACAGGGCTTTCCCCCGGACCACCGTGTCCGTGGGCAGCAAATCCTCGCCAAAAGTGAGGCCGAACTCCCGGGTGATCCGGTCGCCGTCGCCGCCCCGGCGCCCCGCGATCTCCGCGACGGGCCGTCCGTTCACGGCCACCACCCGCCCGCGCACCAAGGGAAAAAGGCGGATGGGCACCCCCACAAGCGCCCGAAAAGCGTCCCGCTGCTGCTTTTGAAGGTTGATGAAAAACACGTTCGGCATGTTTTCGGGAAAAGATTTCACCAGCTGGTCCATCAGGTTCTTTTGTATCAACCCCAGCGCCAACACGGCCGCGAAAGCCAAACCGAGGGCCACGGCGGAGGCGGTTTGAAAGGCGCCCCGACGGGCCAGCCCCCGCTGGGCCAGACGCGCCGTGAGCGACGCGGGCACCGGGGCGCGGCGGAGCAGGAACAGAAACCCCTGGACGAAAGCGGTCGCCAACGCCCCGAGGGCGGCCAGGGCCGCGACATAGGCCACGGACAAACCCAGGCGGCCCGTTTGGAACCAAACCAAAAGCGCGAACACCGGCGCCGCGGCGACGGCGAACAAGACCACGCGCCGGGGGCGCGGCGCCAGGGCGGGCGGGTCCCACGCCAACACCGCGTTGGGCGAAACGTCAAAGAGGCGGGACAACGGCAACACCGCGAACAGGGCGGTCGACACACCCGCCACCAGGGCCGCCTGGAACAGGGCCGCCCCGGGGAATCCCAAGAACACATTGACGGGAATCATGTCGCCGTAAAGGGCGGCCAAAAGCAACGACACCGCCCGCCCGAGGACCAGGCCGCCGACCAGGCCAAGGGCGAGCAACAAACCGCCCCAACAGGCCCACAGGCGGAGAAGAAACCCCCGGGGCGCTCCCAGGGCCAACAGCATGCCCGTCGATCGCATCGCCGCGCCCAGCGCGGATTGCAGCGCGCTCGCCACCCCGATCCCCCCCAGGGTGAGGGTGAGAAGCGCCAAAAAGCCCAAATACAAGAGCGAGTTTTGGATGAACCGAAATACCCCGGGGTTGTCGGTGGTCCAGGTACGCACCTCGGCGCCTTCGGCGGCGGCGCGTCGGCGGGTCTCGCGGTAAAGGGTTTCGACTGAACCTCCCGCCGGGGCGTTGAGGTAAAGACGGTTGAGACTGCGGCTGCCCGGGGCCAGGAGGCCCGTGGCCTGGAGCCGCTCGAGCGCCAGAAGCACGGTCGGGGCGAATTCAAAAAAAGACGCGGGCGCGTCGGTGCGGCCGTCCAAGGTGTCGACGATCGGCAGCGGGAACCCGTTGATGAGCAACCGATCCCCGACGGCGACGTTCCACTGGGCGAGGATTTTCGGCGCCACGATCACTCCGTCTTTTAGCCGATCGGCGGTGGGGCGGCCGGACCCGGTGCGGATTTGGCCGTACAGGGGATAATCCGGCGTGATCCCCGACAGCGTCGCTTGCCCGACCCGTTCCCCCGCCCGAACCATGGACACGGCGTCAACGCTGCGCGCGGCGCGCAGCCCCGGCCAACGGCCGCGGGCCCAGGTTTCGATTTCGTCCAATAACCCCGGGGTCCCCTCCACCGTCACGTCCGCCGCCCAAAGTTCCCGGGCCTGCTGGCGGACGCCCCGCTCCACAGCGGCGGAAAACCCCGCCAATCCCAACAGCACCCCCGAACCCAGCGCGACACTCAACGCGAAGAGCGCCGCGTGGATCGGACGGTGGCGGATCTCACGCAGGGCGAACCGAAAGGGGGTCAAAGGGAGGAAAGGGCGCCGTTTTTCAGCAGCAATCGGCGGTCGGCCCGGGCCGCGATGTCGACGTCGTGGGTGACGAGCACCAGGGCGCGCCCGTCCGCCCGGGCGTTGGCCTCCAGGAGATCCAGACCCCGGCGGGCGTTGGCGGCGTCCAAGTTGCCCGTGGGCTCATCGGCGAAAACAATTTTCGGTTGATTGACGAGGGCGCGCGCCAGGGCGGCGCGCTGTTTTTCCCCGCCGGACAGCTGATCGGGAAAATGCTCCGCCCGGTCGCTCAGCCCGAGTTTTTCAAGCAGGGCCCGGGCCGGCCCCTCGTTTCCCCGCCCGTCGCGGAACGCGCTCGGCAGGAACACATTCTCCAGGACCGTCAGACTGGGCACCAGATGGAACGCCTGGAAAACAAACCCGATTTTTTCCCGTCGGATCCGCGCCATTTCCCGTTCCGGGCGCCCGTCCAACCGCTCCCCGTCCAACAGGATTTCCCCCCCGGTGGGACGATCCAAACCGGCCAGCAGGGACAACAGGGTGGACTTCCCGGAGCCGGAGGCGCCCAAAATCGCGACGAATTCGCCGGAGGCGATGTCGATGTCGAGTCCGGCCAGGACGTCCAAGGGTCCGCGCGCGGTGGGGTAAGTTTTCCGGAGTCCCCGCGCGCGCAACAACGGACCGTTCATGGGATCAGGAACGCCGGGGAACGTCCGCGAGCGCGCGAAGCAAACCGTCGCGCAGATCGTAAATCAATCCGTGCACGGTGAGCG of the Elusimicrobiota bacterium genome contains:
- a CDS encoding ABC transporter ATP-binding protein, yielding MNGPLLRARGLRKTYPTARGPLDVLAGLDIDIASGEFVAILGASGSGKSTLLSLLAGLDRPTGGEILLDGERLDGRPEREMARIRREKIGFVFQAFHLVPSLTVLENVFLPSAFRDGRGNEGPARALLEKLGLSDRAEHFPDQLSGGEKQRAALARALVNQPKIVFADEPTGNLDAANARRGLDLLEANARADGRALVLVTHDVDIAARADRRLLLKNGALSSL
- a CDS encoding ABC transporter permease, with translation MTPFRFALREIRHRPIHAALFALSVALGSGVLLGLAGFSAAVERGVRQQARELWAADVTVEGTPGLLDEIETWARGRWPGLRAARSVDAVSMVRAGERVGQATLSGITPDYPLYGQIRTGSGRPTADRLKDGVIVAPKILAQWNVAVGDRLLINGFPLPIVDTLDGRTDAPASFFEFAPTVLLALERLQATGLLAPGSRSLNRLYLNAPAGGSVETLYRETRRRAAAEGAEVRTWTTDNPGVFRFIQNSLLYLGFLALLTLTLGGIGVASALQSALGAAMRSTGMLLALGAPRGFLLRLWACWGGLLLALGLVGGLVLGRAVSLLLAALYGDMIPVNVFLGFPGAALFQAALVAGVSTALFAVLPLSRLFDVSPNAVLAWDPPALAPRPRRVVLFAVAAAPVFALLVWFQTGRLGLSVAYVAALAALGALATAFVQGFLFLLRRAPVPASLTARLAQRGLARRGAFQTASAVALGLAFAAVLALGLIQKNLMDQLVKSFPENMPNVFFINLQKQQRDAFRALVGVPIRLFPLVRGRVVAVNGRPVAEIAGRRGGDGDRITREFGLTFGEDLLPTDTVVRGKALWDDEVAGPQVSGFIEHHERFGFNVGDKIEFSVLGRRVAATLVSLRAIDQTVRQPFFYFYFRPGAIDAAPHTHMGGVHLPPERIPPLQQKLARDMPNVTAIDVTEVTRLTGRVLGRLARVVNAVGVFAFGAGLLLLVSSLLAALPERRREAVLYRTLGATGPRVAAVFFVEFLWRGAAASVTALAAGSLAAGAVVHGVMDLPFQTPWAAVFVGLTAATLFLGLFSLAVSLPALRTPPMEVLRYE